CTCCCACAGTAGAGGAGGAAACGGAGGATAACGGGATCAGGATAATGCAAACACGCAAGTGAACAAACTATATAGAGTATAACACTGTGCTGGTGGTTTCtggatatttaaatcatacatacTGTGCCTTTTACTTTAGGTAATGGGGAGTCTGACATGAGATGGGTGGCAGATGCCGGTTTAAAGGTCAAACTCATTCAGGGGGAGAACAAGAGAGAAAAAGCCAATGAGCTTTGAGATTATCACGACACACCCGACCGCAGACGCCCGTTTGAAATCCGTACGCTACAAAGACTGCGTTCAGATCTCAGTTCTGCCAGCGAGCGGCCCGTCGATATGAAACCCAGCAGGTCTCACTGCTTTCATCTgctctcagccaatcactggaccgcacgcacacacactgaaccaatcagaagacactgaacaaaaaacatttccatCTGTTTATTGAGGCGCAGACAGGTTCAGATTCAATTctaaactaataaacaaagcGGATGAGCCAGAATGAGACGTCAGCAgctgaggtcagaggtcaaaggtTTTCAGAGAGGAAGCAGTAAAGGGATTCCTGCGCTTTTGTGCTGGACGCTGTGGAACACACACACTCGTAGTACTTCTGCAACACACCAAACACTGACCctacacaaaacatacaaacacacagttaCACACAAGCACTAACattattacaatataaaaatttACATTCTTATAACATAATATTTAAGATGACATTTATAACAcaattttaaatgcacaaaaaGTCTCCATCAATTCCTGATGGATGAAAATCACAGATCATCATCAACATTTCTCATCTTTCATTTGACATAAATGTGCCACATTACGGAAGCAAAATAAACGCTGTTTCATATTGACTTTAACAAAATAAGCTtcttttagtattttttttgtttgacatgTTTTATTTAGTGTATTTGAGATACaatctttcaaataaaacatagtgGCTTTACAAGAAAATAACCATATCTGAATGTGATGTTATTCAgttcaatttaaatgtatttttatagcgCTGTTATGACACAGTGTTGCATCTTTACAGTAAACATGAATACAGAGGCAACAGAGAcataataagaaaacaaacaagaaattatgaaataaattagTACAAGATGACGGTGAGGTAACTGCtgattatacacacacacacacacacacacagggataAGAAGTGTGTCTTACCAACAGTGATGTGTTTGCGTGTGATGAGAGTGTGTATGTTGTGGACGTCTCTGAGAAGCTCTGTATCTACAAACGTGAAGTAAATCAAATCACGTCGGGCCTCGGCTGCAGCCATCATCTGCAACACagctaaacacacacaacatcacacaattaaacacacatGTACTACACTTAAAGTGTGCTTTTTACCACAATCTTTTGAGGAAAAACATGTGAAGATCTCTCCtgtgacatcacatcacatTCATCAATAACTTccatctctcacacacacacaggtgtcaGCTGAACTTTCTATAAGATGTGACACAGACGGACTCAAATACTCTAGATTAGGGTCTCCACCCTTTTTGTAAGCGAGGGCTACCTGAAGAGATCAAATCATCCAGAGGGATACTTGTTGGTATAATGAGAAAATACTTTCAAACTTTAAACTGTGTGATGCATCCATTTTTGTTATACTTCACTTTCACCTTAGTTATACCATTCACAGAATAGCATATTAGAGTGGTTAAATGatccttttttatgttttaatggtAGACAAATTTGTTAGAAACAGTTTTCATAAagaaattgaataaaataaccAAATGCAAAATAGCACAACATAAACTGgactttaaatgaaatatatattagtCCTTCCTTCACTTTAAGATCCTTCCTGTGTCAGATCCAGCATACTGTTACATgtgcattttgttttgaactgttTCAAACCTTTGTAACATTTGTTAAAGCAGGGCCATTTTTTCACATCCTTTGGAATAATGTCATCACGTTATGACACCATTACTTATTCTGAACAGAAATAGCGCAGTGGATTCTGCTGCGACCCGTCTCGACAGAGCACCATTCACAATGTTTAACAAATATTACATATGATATTTGTTCAAAATTTACGTtaatgtaaatacaaacttCACCCTGGACTGCAAGATACATGAATCTGTTTAGTAAtcattcatactgtatataataatgtTTTCAGTCAGGCCGGTAGCAGGCTTTTGGAGGTGAATGCCGGCTCTGTATAAGACTGTTATGGGAGGTCATAACGAATCACTTTCATGTCAGACTTTTGAGGAATTGAGGAAAGGCGCATACATTGTTGGATGCGCATCGAGGAATTTATTTGTGTTTCTatcttataaaaaatgtatccgACTCAATTCAgcccttttttttttttatgcgcTTTTTTAGAATTTTTGTGCGTCATTGCGTTTGATACGTCTGCGCACAGCACGCACATCTTCTCAAGCTCACAGGGATCAAATTGGGTTCTCTTTGACATATTTTTGCACATGGATACATTTACATCAGCAATTAAAAACATGTGCAAATGATAAACTTTCATGCCGAGGCAGCACTCGCCGGATCGGTATAGTCCTGAGCGTCATTCATGTGCAGCTCTTGTTGTTGAGCCCGGTGCATGACGGCACCTCACAAAGTTCATGCGGGCTACCAGGTGCCCGCCGGCACCACACTGCAGACCACTGCCCTAGAGAAAGTGTATGGAGTCTCCAAACCTCCCACAAATCCACACGCATGCATGATGCACACAAGAGATCCATGTACATGGcagaacgcacacacacacaacacatatgAATGCATCATGTTTGCTGACAATACAATCCAAACATTTTGCATTCTGTTTGTAAATATTGGCTTTTGTACTTTTTCTGAGAAATTCAGCCACAGAGCAAAGACAATAATGTTTATTGATGACCATTTGTGATGTATGTGGATGTGGGAGGTTTATATCCCGTTTATATACTTCTGTCAGTCCATAACATTTCATAACAGTCCCTAACTTTTCTCTCTATAGTAAAGTCATAGATGGACACATTCAGCAATACTTATGTAACAGATATAATTTGACGTTTAATTGAAATATCTCATTAAATTTCAGTGTCAAAATCAGATTTAGCTGCTGTTATGTCTCGAGGTTTAGAGATGTGGTAGATGAGTTTAAAGGTCAAACCTTTTAATCGTGTGTCTCCACCAAATGCTCCACAGCCCCAGTTACCCGTCGCAACAGCCGAAAGATGCTTAGTGTTCATCTCAGGATGAGCAAAACCACAGTACGCCTGAGAGAGAAATACACACAGATTAATGGAGTCGACACAAGATCGATCTGTGTGTTTCAAACTCAAATATAAAGTGATTAAGATGATCAGATTCATGACAGACagattatttgtttgtgtgatgTGCAGACGTTTCATGTGGATGACCTTGTTGAGTTCTCGCTTCATGTTGTCTGGATGAAACTGTTGTAGGAAGTTTCTGTAATGCAGAGCATCTATGGCAACAATCTCTGTGTATCTGCGCTGCCACTCatccctacacacacacacacgtctggtttactatctccgtggggacagtccataggcgtaatgagttgtatactgtacaaactgtatattttatcccatacccctaacccaacccctaaacctaaagatcatagaacactttttgcatttttagattaaaaaaaatattgttctgtacaatttataagcttttttgcccatgaggacctcaattttggtccccacggtgacacgagtccccatgtgttggtgtgtattcaggtttaggtccccaccgggatatacaaacatgaacacacacaaacataacagtATAACAGTTTGACCAAATGCTTCAATAACTTTATTGTCAATTTCAATCGATCTGATGGGTGATGTCACAATGGTGTCTGGTCGTCATGGTTACCATCCCATCTGTAGGTATCTGAGTATCCAGAGTATCTGCTGAATTGCTCTGTCCCTGTGGGGAAACCCATGACTGTTGAGCGAACACTGAGAGAACTGTTAAAGAACACCCAACATGAACGTGATATTTACAGACTCTGTAAAGCAGGGTTAGTCAACCGGCGGCCCACCAATCATCTTTAGCttgcccgccttaacatttcaaataaagaacggtgtgctttacatgcacgtcctgagacgccacatcttcaACAGTCCGAAACGCTGCGAcattcaatacaaaagtaaatCCCGCCACTCATAATGATAAATTGACGTCTAATAAAGCCatttgatcggtctgtccaagaaagttaatgttatttacaacgttataatcggCAATCCACAGCCACACGTAGTTAGTTAGCATACGCGATGGGTGGCGTTCCAAACgcgtcttgtgcccttgaaagtaactgcaggtTAGGGCACACCGCATGAACGGTTGTCTCGGATAAGGGAaaaactgttgttgttgttattactgcattcattatatATGATTTCAAAGACTATATTTACGTAAACAGCTCTTCATCTCCCTTAAACTTCAAAGGATCTGACCTTATATAGCGTATTAGCATTgagtttcttgcacagaccaATTGATTGGCTTTACAAGACGCCAGTTTAACGCCACAAGGGGCAGGGGTTACTGTTGAGAGTTTTTACTTtcattcaaccaaatatcttcttgaaaaaacctATGTAAAACCAAATAGCAGAGGTGGGCAGTAACTAAGTAAATTTGAGTATTGTACTtatgtacactttttgagtagctgtactttacttgagtattattttttctgagtacttgtactttaacttcactacatttgaaagacaaatatcatactttttactccactacatttataaaaaggtccaaaagtagaaagtggtttctatgcagcggggtttcctgtgtgcgcaatttatctggcttgcgatctgccaggaccttttactgttgccaagtatttcagtttttctaagctcgcggttttccggcaagctttgaatggccatttggcagattttttaacataaatctggcaactctgggatcttccccgctaaactaatgtaaacgtaggcgctgctacaccattcatagcgctctaaaaaggcaaatagaacaataaaagaggaaaaaggcacatgttaaagtgtggtgtaatcatctgtgggttacgatcagtcaaagatcgtagaaacattgtcatgaaaatgatcgacataacggctaaacggtaaataagcgtCACACACACCTTGAGCTAcgtgtgcgtgttaacttctgatctgctgctatatcatttaaagcgatttggaaaatgaatgatgtttttactgaagttactatagttgaagtattcctgtatatctgtataaaaacaatagaacccaaattagcccaaaatacaacagaaaatgtaatggatgtaatggttataatgggaattgtacaatgtatacttgttgtctacttgtatgtgatggattctattggtgggatggtaaatcctattgaaatgaacccaaaacacactacaaagaggaatttactttaaaaatctcattctagttaaaaaatgtattgttttttttcagcagggatggtatttgcagtaaaaccacagtatccacaaatttaccattttctatatataggaaccatactccaattaataatcttttagtaaaaccacagcaactaaaaataccatagtttcattatattcattattatactagctatagtttatgtttgtagttaaattatggtaatgcaaatggtaataaatccaacaaacacatggcttctacactttactatttacaagaaccttactactcaCTGGTAAAtagctgctaaaactggttaagggaatatacaaaatacatataggcctaggggactaatgaggataattaggctaaatgatcatacaggattatatctaaactaaacacatgtgtgctaaacatatgaagctcttaaaggagttgctcactgcaaaatttgcccccattgactttccatagtaggaataaaaatgactatgaaaagtcaatgggggcaaattttgaagtgaactactcctttaatacgactgatactgtgagctgctcagtgtattcagtaggttgcttcagaggcataaggtatacgacaataaaacaatgcacaactgacataaaggaaatttacttttaatacttgagtacttttaaaagcacgtacttctgtacttttacttcagtaagaatctgtctttacaacttctacttgtagtggagtaatatttgaccagtagtatctgtactttcactcaagtaaggaagttgtgtacttcgtccacctctgccaaATACtgaatgcaatatttgtgtgcatgttttaatgtattacctATTagtaaaagcaacaaaaactgtataaaagcaaaaaaactaaatgcaataaataacagaaatacaaaaaactggcccgcaccctatttatacttttggtatctggccctcaaagaaaagtagttgaagacccctgctgtaAAGCttcgatacatttacattttatccaaagcgtcttacattgcatgatactatacatttttgtgttgtttctgagtatgtgcgaTCCCTGGGATGGGTCCCATCATAAACATCATCTGAAGCCACTCTGAGCTTCTGTTATGTAATAAGAATATCCTGACGCCAGGACGCCCGCCATCACCATCGCCATCACCATCGCCATCGACCTGCAGCTCCTCCACAGATAAAGACATTCCTGCTGGGAACCAAGAATTCCTCCTCACGTGACCTTCAGAAGAATGAAGGCTCTCTCTGTTTCACTCAAACGTCTGCGTTACTCAAGCATGTTGTTCAGTAAATGATGCTGGATGATGTGACGGGACGAAAGGTCAGCGCTGCACCTCATCTGCGCTGTTAAATGAGCTTCAGTGTCATCGACACTTTAATGTCAAGCCATCGTCTCaaaaacaccacaaacacaGAGTTTCTCCAGTGAGTGACGCTGTGAGCGATCAAACCCCAAACTCCTGTTGGGATGCTCTTCACTCTTCTTCAGTTTTGGTCTTTATTtaatgaaatcaaatgaaacACTTGAATCGATGGTGACAGGATTTATTTGTATACTTACGTACATCATCGTCTTTCATGTTAAGGAGATTTTTACAGTCCTGTCACCTGTCCAGAACACGTTGAAGTGACAGCACTAATGTTTAATGTGATGCTGAATCAGAGTAGAGAGGACGAGCGCTGGGTTTCCCGACTGCAGATTGATATCTGTGAGTTCCCGTGCCGCAACATCTCC
This genomic window from Triplophysa rosa linkage group LG18, Trosa_1v2, whole genome shotgun sequence contains:
- the LOC130569413 gene encoding poly(ADP-ribose) glycohydrolase isoform X2, with amino-acid sequence MKRELNKAYCGFAHPEMNTKHLSAVATGNWGCGAFGGDTRLKAVLQMMAAAEARRDLIYFTFVDTELLRDVHNIHTLITRKHITVGSVFGVLQKYYECVCSTASSTKAQESLYCFLSENL
- the LOC130569413 gene encoding poly(ADP-ribose) glycohydrolase isoform X1: MTMRVSSLQAYCGFAHPEMNTKHLSAVATGNWGCGAFGGDTRLKAVLQMMAAAEARRDLIYFTFVDTELLRDVHNIHTLITRKHITVGSVFGVLQKYYECVCSTASSTKAQESLYCFLSENL